The sequence GGGATGAGTCTAATAGACCGGTTCTGCACAAACAGTCAAAAAGAATCTTTGGTTATTTTTCCCAGAGTttatcttctcctcctcctgtagtttggactcttcttcttctgtgtatctgactcttcttctgtggttctgactcttcttcttctgtggttctgactcttcttcttctcttctgttgtgttcaggtgaggAGGTGGAGCCCTCCCTGTCCTCCCTCCCTACTGCTCCTCCTgaggctcctcctcctcctgaggctcctcctcctcagagacACCTGAGGTCTCTGGAGCGACAGCTGCAGGTGTTGAGTGGCGTGGCTCAGCAGGGGGCGGAGCCTGACTCTGTGATTGAGTTCCATGACGTGGACTTTCCTCTGGATGAGAGCGTCATCGCAgcgacgaagaagaagaagaagaaaaagagggcgGAGCCAGGCGAGCAGCGGGTCTTTGGGACTCCTGATGTAGACGAACCGTTCAGTGACACCTGCTGCTCGGGCTGCGGCGCCGTCCTGCACTGCACCGCCGCCTCCGTGCCGGGTTACCTGCCTAGCGAGAAGTACAaggtgctgctgcaggaggagggtcTAGGCGGGGCTACCTGTCAGCGCTGCTACCTGCTGACGCATCATCACAAAGCGCTGAACCTGGAGGTCTCTGCAGACCAGTATAGAGAGGTGGTGCAAAGGCTCCGCCCCCTCAAAGCTCTGGTCCTGCTAATTGTGGACCTGCTGGACGTGCCCGACTCCATCATCCCCCACCTGCCCGAGCTCGTGGGGACAAACAAACACGTCATCGTCCTCGGCAACAAGGTGGACCTGCTGCCGGGAGACTCGCCGAACTACCTGCAGAGGATCCGGCGCCAGCTCTCAAGGTACTGCGAGGACGCAGGCTTCGGACCCCAGGTGAGCGACATCCACCTGATCAGCGCCAAGACGGGCTACGGCGTGGAGCGTCTGATCTCCAGCCTGCAGAGGTCCTGGAGGTACAAAGGGGACGTGTACCTAGTGGGCGGGGCCAACGCCGGCAAGTCCACACTCTTCAACACGCTGCTCGAGTCCGACTACTGCAAGTCCAGAGCCCCAGACCTGATCCACAAGGCCACCATCTCACCCTGGCCCGGTTAGCatgccagacacacacacaaacacatactctCAGGGCCAAAGTGCATGCTGGGTAATATTTGCTGAGCTCTCTGAGGACGTTTTATTCTGAAGGGATTACACCTGACTGATCTCTCAGGAGTCAGGACCTAACAGCAGACCGGGTTAGTCTACCTGCAGAgtttagggttcagggttcagggtagTCTACCTGCAGGGTTCAGGTTAGTCTACCTGCAGGGTTGAGGTTAGTCTACCTGCAGGGTTCAGGTTAGTCCACCTTCAGGGTTCAGGTTGGTCTACCTGCAGGGTTCAGGTTAGTCTACCTGCAGGGTTCAGGTTAGTCTACAGTACCTGCAGGGTTCAGGTTAGTCTTCCTGCAGGGTTCAGGTTGGTCTACCTGCAGGGTTGAGGTAAGTCTACCTTCAGGGTCCAGGTTAGTCTACCTGCCGGGTTCATGAGGGAAAagctgccttcaaaataaaagcctgaaaaCAACAGAAGCTGAGTTGTCAGGTGACGTGAGATCAGATTTGTGGTTCACATATTGTGGTCTTTGTAGTCCTGAAGGATCAGTCTCGGTTTCACCCTCACGTGTTCTAACTGTTGACTGTGTTCCTGCCATGGTGGTGCGTTCAGGGACGACTCTGAACCTGCTGAAGTTTCCCATCATCAACCCGACCCCGTTCAGGATGTTCAAACGACAGGAGCGGCTGAGCGAGGCGTCGCAGCAGACGGAGGGCGAGCTGACGGAGGACGAGCTGAAGAGGCTCAAACAGTTCAGCAGGCAGGGCTACCTCGTGGGTAAGACGGGGGAGAGacggggggagaggggggagggggagagagagagaggaggggtcaTACTCACCTGTCCCTGTCCACCTGTCCAGGTCGGGTTGGAAGAACGTTCCGCTCGGATGTGAGGTCCAGACAGGACGAGATCCAGTTTGATCCGGACACTTTGGctttcggagaagacgaggacGGAGAGAAGAAGGTCACAGGTGAGAGGAGACGTCTGATGGGACACAGCCTCTATTTTTCTCCAGCTCTGAATACTACAATTCCCATGAgcctctgctgctgtcactgtgtttttaaagacagtCAGGGGCCAATCAGAGAGCTCCGTGGGGAAAATGATGTTTATCAAAGTGTAAACTTTtcagctctgtgattggctggctgTCTGTGAAATGCATCCTGGATGTTGTAGtcaatgtctctctctccttcactctgtatgacctctgacccctcagGTACCAGCAGGTCACCTGATGAGTTCTCCTTCAATGAGCTGAAAGATGCTCACTGGCTGTTCGACACACCGGGGATCATGAAGGAGAGAGACGTGAGAGACAGACCGACACGtttatcaacaacaacaacaacagtaaacaaacaaacaaacaaacaactgcTATCTCTCTCTCAGATCCTGGCGATGTTGActgaacaggaagtgatgtcagtgGTTCCGTCTAAGGCGTTGGTTCCGAGAACGTTTGTGTTGAAGCCCGGTTTCAGTCTGTTGGTGGGAGCGCTGGCCCGGATCGACTTCCTGCAggtcaaaataaacaacaacaacaacaacataaacaacaacaatcacagacaacaacaacaacacaaaaacaacacaaaaatcaagaacaatcacaaacaacaacaatgcaaacaaccacaacacaaacaaccgccgcaacaaacaaatgcaacaacacaaacaacacaacaaacaacaacacaaacaacacaataaacaacaacacaaacagcaacaacaacacaaacaaccacCGCAACAAACAAacgcaacaacaacacaaacaaccaccgcaacaaacaaatgcaacaacacaaacagcaacacaaacaacaacacaaacaacaacacaaacaacacaatgaacaacaacacaaacagcaacaacaacaaaaacaaccacaaaacaacaaaaacaaccacaaaa is a genomic window of Notolabrus celidotus isolate fNotCel1 chromosome 8, fNotCel1.pri, whole genome shotgun sequence containing:
- the LOC117817243 gene encoding nitric oxide-associated protein 1-like isoform X1, with amino-acid sequence MLQVFQVSVRRAVLRGGGLLTRPVPAPGPGRSVTRQLCSRAQRTVRSCTVDPNLEEQFVFVDYTGEEVEPSLSSLPTAPPEAPPPPEAPPPQRHLRSLERQLQVLSGVAQQGAEPDSVIEFHDVDFPLDESVIAATKKKKKKKRAEPGEQRVFGTPDVDEPFSDTCCSGCGAVLHCTAASVPGYLPSEKYKVLLQEEGLGGATCQRCYLLTHHHKALNLEVSADQYREVVQRLRPLKALVLLIVDLLDVPDSIIPHLPELVGTNKHVIVLGNKVDLLPGDSPNYLQRIRRQLSRYCEDAGFGPQVSDIHLISAKTGYGVERLISSLQRSWRYKGDVYLVGGANAGKSTLFNTLLESDYCKSRAPDLIHKATISPWPGTTLNLLKFPIINPTPFRMFKRQERLSEASQQTEGELTEDELKRLKQFSRQGYLVGRVGRTFRSDVRSRQDEIQFDPDTLAFGEDEDGEKKVTGTSRSPDEFSFNELKDAHWLFDTPGIMKERDILAMLTEQEVMSVVPSKALVPRTFVLKPGFSLLVGALARIDFLQGGKSCWFSVLVSARVPIHVTSLEKVDSVYEKHAGGVLLGVPQGGAERMKTFPTLVPKEVKLEGRGYLEAIADITLSSAGWVAVTAAAGEQVTLRVHGPEAAGYGVRTPPLLPHVVSLKGERVKKSAAYKPIKPSGLIDSGLSARGAERLQVKKKKKKE
- the LOC117817243 gene encoding nitric oxide-associated protein 1-like isoform X2, translated to MLQVFQVSVRRAVLRGGGLLTRPVPAPGPGRSVTRQLCSRAQRTVRSCTVDPNLEEQFVFVDYTGEEVEPSLSSLPTAPPEAPPPPEAPPPQRHLRSLERQLQVLSGVAQQGAEPDSVIEFHDVDFPLDESVIAATKKKKKKKRAEPGEQRVFGTPDVDEPFSDTCCSGCGAVLHCTAASVPGYLPSEKYKVLLQEEGLGGATCQRCYLLTHHHKALNLEVSADQYREVVQRLRPLKALVLLIVDLLDVPDSIIPHLPELVGTNKHVIVLGNKVDLLPGDSPNYLQRIRRQLSRYCEDAGFGPQVSDIHLISAKTGYGVERLISSLQRSWRYKGDVYLVGGANAGKSTLFNTLLESDYCKSRAPDLIHKATISPWPGTTLNLLKFPIINPTPFRMFKRQERLSEASQQTEGELTEDELKRLKQFSRQGYLVGRVGRTFRSDVRSRQDEIQFDPDTLAFGEDEDGEKKVTGTSRSPDEFSFNELKDAHWLFDTPGIMKERDVRDRPTRLSTTTTGGKSCWFSVLVSARVPIHVTSLEKVDSVYEKHAGGVLLGVPQGGAERMKTFPTLVPKEVKLEGRGYLEAIADITLSSAGWVAVTAAAGEQVTLRVHGPEAAGYGVRTPPLLPHVVSLKGERVKKSAAYKPIKPSGLIDSGLSARGAERLQVKKKKKKE
- the LOC117817243 gene encoding nitric oxide-associated protein 1-like isoform X3 — translated: MLQVFQVSVRRAVLRGGGLLTRPVPAPGPGRSVTRQLCSRAQRTVRSCTVDPNLEEQFVFVDYTGEEVEPSLSSLPTAPPEAPPPPEAPPPQRHLRSLERQLQVLSGVAQQGAEPDSVIEFHDVDFPLDESVIAATKKKKKKKRAEPGEQRVFGTPDVDEPFSDTCCSGCGAVLHCTAASVPGYLPSEKYKVLLQEEGLGGATCQRCYLLTHHHKALNLEVSADQYREVVQRLRPLKALVLLIVDLLDVPDSIIPHLPELVGTNKHVIVLGNKVDLLPGDSPNYLQRIRRQLSRYCEDAGFGPQVSDIHLISAKTGYGVERLISSLQRSWRYKGDVYLVGGANAGKSTLFNTLLESDYCKSRAPDLIHKATISPWPGTTLNLLKFPIINPTPFRMFKRQERLSEASQQTEGELTEDELKRLKQFSRQGYLVGRVGRTFRSDVRSRQDEIQFDPDTLAFGEDEDGEKKVTGTSRSPDEFSFNELKDAHWLFDTPGIMKERDILAMLTEQEVMSVVPSKALVPRTFVLKPGFSLLVGALARIDFLQVPQGGAERMKTFPTLVPKEVKLEGRGYLEAIADITLSSAGWVAVTAAAGEQVTLRVHGPEAAGYGVRTPPLLPHVVSLKGERVKKSAAYKPIKPSGLIDSGLSARGAERLQVKKKKKKE